The Siniperca chuatsi isolate FFG_IHB_CAS linkage group LG17, ASM2008510v1, whole genome shotgun sequence genomic sequence CTTGTAAACAAGCTGCAGAGCAACTCTCTAGAGTttagcctgcacacacacacacgcacgctcTTACAATGTCACACTGAAGCAAATTCTAGTGCAACATAAACTTTGATATTGTAATAAGTCATCAAAATAACAgcatcaaaacatttaaatgttactgtgcatgtgttcatgttATTGACCCCAAATTCTTAATttaaagagaggagaggcaTATTTTGGTTCAGGGGTGAGGACCAACATCAGAACTGCAGTTGGGCTACACTCCGGCACAGGAAATATGTGACATCCAGAGTAATACTGGCCTGTACAGTATAGCAAAGTACAGTGAAGATCCTCTGCATAATACAGCATTCAGGGGGATTAATGCTTGAACCAGTTTACTCAAtcagtaaacacaaaacagcaactCAAATTAATCCTTAACAGTAGACAGACAAGCTCCAATTTCCTCTGATTGTGCCTTAAAAGGAAAAATTTTCAGCTCAATCCCCTGGTATCATTTTCTCAACACTTCTATGAAATTCTGTTTGTCACAGTAAAATCTGGGACTTCAAAGCAAAGCAGTTGTTGTGACTTTTTCATCCCGGGACAGTACTTAATAAAATAGCCCTAAATAAATTGCTCCTGAGGATACAAGGTGATGTGTAAATTATACAAAAGCACAGGGAATAAagtagaggagaggaaaatgagaagcagtgaagaaaaggaaagaaaagtgttttttgtctCCCATCCCTCAGTGTGTCACTCAGTCACATGCTCAGCCATTCTGTCTGACTGCCAGGCTCTGCTCTCTGAGTGTAATCTCTGTTGACCAGTCAGCGGGGGGCTACGTCGCAATCTAGGTCGTCCACCAGTAATCCCACAGGGTGGAAGTATGTCGTGGGCATGCAATGCCAAATGCTGAGCTCACCCAACTCCTCTTCCTTGCCCTCTGTCCGGCCAAGTTCTTGTCTCATGACAGACCTCCCTCAGTTTGCTTTCGATTACAAGACTCACATGCTCTGATGTTATCTCAGAGAAATTCCTGATCTTGATGAGCGCTGTCAAGCAGGGGGATAAATGAATCTAAACTTTACCTCAGATCACTCATCTAGTTATTTGCTTCAAATCATGCTGACATACATAATACACACTCTCTACCAAACTGAGTCACTAAAACAAACTTATGTGAACCTGTGGTTTGACTTCCTGGACAACATAACTCTGAATGTAGTATGTGCAGGATTTGCACACAAGTCTTTTGTGTGTTCCTGGCTTCTCAGGTAACCCCTGGCTCTTGTATACCATTTTCTTACCACTTGCTACCAAGCCAAGTACAAATATCGTGTGTTGAATGACTGGGACATAATTAGCGCCTGTCTTGCCTGTCTTCATGACTTCCCAGTAACCTAAGAGCAAGATGTGGTGATGGAGAGCGACACACTCCCATTCTCTCATCTAGGTGAGTGTGTCAGTACAGTATATCACTGTGCTGCAGagtttggtgtattttttttccctctcataACACCTGATGCCTTTGTATCTTGAGTAAATCCTATGTGGTTGAATGGTAAACTAATATGACTCCACCCCACAGAGTCCACAAACTGAGCTGCATAATGCATTATGTTGCACTGTACAACAATGTTTTACAAAGTTACTGCATTTGTAAATCCATCCACCGGCCTTCACATTTAGTTAATGCACATTTGACCTTTACTGTGCACTGCTCTtgctaaaaacaaataaaataaaaaaggagaaaacgTTCTGCTTGCCTTCACAAAATTCTAAACAATCATTATGAAATGTCTAAGTAATTTTATTAGTAGAAAAGTAAAGTTCAGTGCGAGGTGTACTAAAAGAGTTGAGACGGACAGTAGGTTAAGGTTTAGACAATGTACCTTGTGGTACAGATGTACTGCTACTAGAAAAGCAAACAGATTTCATCTACTACATATTTGCTCAACTTAACCTTGCCACTCTGGTCAGTCAACTTAGTATTATGTCACATACTAAACAGGGTGATTCAGGCTTAAGGAACaaggttcaaagttcaaattTAACAACAACTACAACCAACTTGCATGGCTAATATGGTTTGTGACCTAGACTTTCAGGTGAGATTATAGATTAACTATAAATAGACTAATATTAACATCACATAAAATGTTAGACAAGTACCAGGGTGCAGAAGAAACACCTTTAATCGTTTTGAGTCTGCGTTGACAATTATTGTATTTCAAGAGAACCTTTGAAATACTATGCTGCCCTCCTGTGGTCAGATGCCAACCTCAAAAGCAACAACGTAAAAAATGTCCCAGTAACCATATTATAGACCACTCATCTGTTGAACAAGATAATTCAAGTCTTCTATCCCACTGAGCCTACATCATGTAGAACTTCAGGAGATATTGACATCTACTGTTATCCGTGGGTTATCTACCAACAAAATAAAGCCACAAAGACTCACACAGGGCCTTGTTCTGtgtctgatttaaaaagaaaaaaattctcTCTGAAGTACACATTCCactcaaaaacataaaacatataaaagtgCAGTTTGGAAGTAGGaaaaaaatactacaatactacaaACGAAAACGGATAGCATCATGGGTAAATGATGGTACAGAACAAGTGATGTAACTGCTGTGTGGGCTGGTGAaataagcagcagcagtggctctTGTGTAAACGGGGAATGAAGGCTCAGTGTACACATGCATCCTCTTGATGGGCTTAGAAGCTCCATTAGCAGTGAGTCCATGGTGTGTGCTGCCCCCTGCTGAGCAGATGGAGGAACTTCCAGCTGAAGcttggaggaggagaggctccTCAGAGCCCCAGCTGAAGCTCCTCTGTGTCCCAActctgtgtccatgtgtgtgctCCACTCTGACCGGCACACTGGACagaggagaagctctggaggccCGAGCCGAGGGACTGTCTCTCTTCAGGAGGGATTCGATGGAGAAAGGACTGCTGAACTTCACCTCACATCTGATCTGAACAGCTCTGCAGGCTGCAGGTTCAGGAGAGTGGAGAGCTGAGTGGCGCTCTGATGGTCTGCTCGTGTTCTCTGTTTCCACTTTGGAGGCCAGCTCAGGGAAGAGCTGCAGGATTCCTTTGAAGTGACGCCGCACCATCTTTGCTGTGATCTGACTGGGGTCCAGTTTCCAGTAGTTTCTCTTACTGTCCAGTGAATCTGGGACCACTGGAATctggaaaatacacacacagggtttTAGAGACAGAGGTTAAGTTGTTTcttgaataaaataatgaatgttCATTTGAAATATCAAACGTTTTGGAATAAAGACTTACcttgacaaaacatttgttggttGATAAACAGACTCTGATGTTGTTCTCAACAGATTTTCTGTCTTCAGAGATTAATGGCACCAGTCTGTCCATCAACTACAAAACATCGAGTTGAAATTAGGTTTGAAATGACAATTTCTGTGAAATATGGAACTTTTCTTAAAGATGGTTACTGCAAATACCTGAGCAAAAGTGAGCATCTTGCCTGGAGCGTCTTGGAGGACGACAGCGATCTTAGCCAGGTAGGTGGTGCTCTTCCTGAACAGATGTTGCTGAGAGCTGCTGGCTGGAACAAAGAGAGGCAGCTGAGCTCCGAACCTCTCAGTCCTGTTCTGCATCTTGTTTGTTGGAGAGTCAGAGGAGTCAAGTCCCACACACAGAGTAGTGTGATCACAACCTCACCGAGTGCAGATGTGGACCTGACGTGGTCAGCTGTGGATATAAGTCCTGTTGGGACAATAGGACATTAGAAGGTGTGCACTGCAGGTTAATGAGGACCCTTTGATACTTAGATGAGCCATTACTGCTGGAGGTGGAGCCAACAATCACAGTAATAGTGCATTTCCAAAAGTTTATCAGCATGTCTATGAATATTCTGATCTACCCCTTTGTTCACAATAgcagttcatttttttttctttctatttaaacattaaattagGTAATGGAAGTTtatcacatacacaaatattagAAACAGTTATTAAAAGGCCTTCTGAGGGCattcagttttgtttggttGTCAGGTTTCATTCAAACTaacatacaatataaaaatatatacatatactcaATTGGAAGaagcttttgtccaaagcaatgTACAAATGACGTACAATCCAAGTCACAGCAGATCAACAGActacaatacaaaaatacacaaagtatTGTGAACTTTTCAAGCTAGCTATAATTATACATTCTACAAACCTAACATTTAAA encodes the following:
- the LOC122863947 gene encoding forkhead box protein Q1-like gives rise to the protein MQNRTERFGAQLPLFVPASSSQQHLFRKSTTYLAKIAVVLQDAPGKMLTFAQLMDRLVPLISEDRKSVENNIRVCLSTNKCFVKIPVVPDSLDSKRNYWKLDPSQITAKMVRRHFKGILQLFPELASKVETENTSRPSERHSALHSPEPAACRAVQIRCEVKFSSPFSIESLLKRDSPSARASRASPLSSVPVRVEHTHGHRVGTQRSFSWGSEEPLLLQASAGSSSICSAGGSTHHGLTANGASKPIKRMHVYTEPSFPVYTRATAAAYFTSPHSSYITCSVPSFTHDAIRFRL